A genome region from Geobacter pickeringii includes the following:
- a CDS encoding ATP-dependent helicase — MDLLKNLNPPQKEAVLHGEGPLLVLAGAGSGKTRVIVHRIAHLILERGVPPWQVLAVTFTNKAAGEMRERVERLVGGGDAPLIATFHSTCARILRREGHHLGYDPAFAIYDDKDAEKLLKEVIASLGLDEKRYPARSFAAAIDDCKNRGIPPEEIPAGDHGGEVLAKVYGGYQERLKKCNALDFGDLVMQTVRLFEEHPDVLRKFLDRWRWILVDEYQDTNPIQYRLVRLLAGERRNLCVVGDDDQSIYRWRGADIRNILDFEQDFPGVVTVKLEQNYRSTQNILNAAGRVVAKNRGRKAKTLWSDNPPGERIVYRRLADEREEARFVCREIEKHVRRGGDLRDVAVFYRTNAQSRVMEDAMVADAIPYHMVGGMRFYERLEVKDILAYLRVLANPADEISLRRIINVPARGIGHATVDKVAELAARKGYILADALREAATGGLLAAGPRGKIAGFVQLMERFASLAEEVPLAELASRIIEETGYAARLKEERTDEANDRLDNLQELVSAMEEFARTSEEKGLAPFLEQVSLVSDLERSDGRRESATLMTLHAAKGLEFPLVFMIGMEEKLFPHVRSLDDPEGMEEERRLCYVGMTRAKERLFLTNARRRRLFGQDQVNMPSRFIADIPRDLLDLEDEWRQPAFGGLRGEGRETTAEEPARHNLAAIFETEMEPDFTDVEVIPDEPEEEGIWLGMKVRHGKFGVGTIRKIEGKGDEQKVIVWFSSVGPKKLLVRFAGLERA; from the coding sequence ATGGATCTTTTAAAAAACCTCAACCCCCCCCAGAAGGAGGCGGTCCTCCACGGCGAGGGGCCGCTCCTGGTGCTGGCCGGCGCCGGCTCGGGGAAGACCCGGGTCATCGTCCACCGGATCGCCCACCTGATCCTCGAACGGGGCGTGCCGCCGTGGCAGGTCCTCGCCGTCACCTTCACCAACAAGGCGGCGGGCGAGATGCGCGAGCGGGTGGAGCGGCTCGTGGGGGGAGGGGACGCCCCCCTCATCGCCACCTTCCACTCCACCTGCGCCCGGATCCTCCGCCGCGAGGGGCACCACCTGGGGTACGACCCCGCCTTCGCCATCTACGACGACAAGGACGCCGAGAAGCTCCTCAAGGAGGTGATCGCCTCCCTCGGCCTCGACGAGAAGCGCTACCCGGCCCGCTCCTTCGCCGCCGCCATCGACGATTGCAAGAACCGCGGCATCCCCCCGGAGGAGATCCCCGCCGGCGACCACGGCGGCGAGGTCCTCGCCAAGGTCTACGGCGGCTACCAGGAGCGGCTGAAGAAGTGCAACGCCCTCGACTTCGGCGACCTCGTCATGCAGACGGTGCGGCTCTTCGAGGAGCACCCCGACGTGCTCCGCAAATTCCTTGACCGCTGGCGCTGGATCCTGGTGGACGAGTACCAGGACACCAACCCGATCCAGTACCGCCTCGTGCGGCTCCTGGCCGGGGAGCGACGCAACCTCTGCGTGGTGGGGGACGACGACCAGTCGATCTACCGCTGGCGCGGGGCCGACATCCGCAACATCCTCGACTTCGAGCAGGACTTCCCCGGCGTCGTCACCGTGAAGCTGGAGCAGAACTACCGCTCCACCCAGAACATCCTCAACGCCGCGGGGCGGGTGGTGGCGAAGAACCGGGGGCGCAAGGCCAAGACCCTCTGGAGCGACAACCCGCCGGGGGAGCGGATCGTCTACCGGCGCCTCGCCGACGAGCGGGAGGAGGCGCGCTTCGTCTGCCGGGAGATCGAGAAGCATGTCCGGCGCGGCGGCGACCTGCGGGACGTGGCGGTCTTCTACCGGACCAACGCCCAGTCCCGGGTCATGGAGGATGCCATGGTGGCCGACGCCATCCCGTACCACATGGTGGGGGGGATGCGGTTCTACGAGCGGCTGGAGGTGAAGGACATCCTTGCCTATCTCCGGGTGCTGGCCAACCCGGCCGACGAGATCTCGCTGCGGCGGATCATCAACGTCCCGGCCCGGGGGATCGGCCACGCCACCGTCGACAAGGTGGCGGAGCTGGCGGCGCGCAAGGGGTACATCCTCGCCGACGCCCTGCGGGAAGCGGCCACGGGGGGGCTTCTGGCCGCCGGGCCACGGGGGAAGATCGCCGGCTTCGTGCAGCTCATGGAGCGCTTCGCCTCCCTGGCAGAGGAGGTTCCCCTTGCGGAGCTCGCCTCCCGCATCATCGAGGAGACCGGCTACGCCGCCCGGCTGAAGGAGGAGCGGACCGACGAGGCCAACGACCGCCTCGACAACCTCCAGGAACTGGTCTCGGCCATGGAGGAGTTCGCGCGCACCAGCGAGGAGAAGGGGCTCGCCCCCTTCCTGGAGCAGGTCTCCCTGGTCTCGGACCTGGAGAGGAGCGACGGCCGGCGCGAGTCGGCCACCCTCATGACGCTCCACGCCGCCAAGGGGCTGGAATTCCCGCTGGTCTTCATGATCGGGATGGAGGAGAAGCTCTTCCCCCACGTCCGCTCCCTGGACGACCCGGAGGGGATGGAGGAGGAGCGCCGCCTCTGCTACGTGGGGATGACGCGGGCCAAGGAGCGGCTCTTCCTCACCAACGCCCGGCGGCGCCGGCTCTTCGGCCAGGACCAGGTGAACATGCCGTCGCGCTTCATCGCCGACATCCCCCGGGACCTCCTCGACCTGGAGGACGAATGGCGCCAGCCCGCCTTCGGCGGCCTCCGGGGCGAGGGGAGGGAAACGACGGCCGAAGAGCCGGCGCGCCACAACCTGGCGGCCATCTTCGAGACCGAGATGGAGCCCGACTTCACCGACGTGGAGGTGATCCCCGACGAGCCGGAGGAGGAGGGGATCTGGCTCGGGATGAAGGTGCGCCACGGCAAGTTCGGCGTCGGCACCATCCGCAAGATCGAGGGGAAGGGGGACGAGCAGAAGGTGATCGTCTGGTTCAGCTCGGTGGGGCCGAAGAAGCTGCTGGTGAGATTCGCCGGGCTGGAAAGAGCGTAA
- the gatC gene encoding Asp-tRNA(Asn)/Glu-tRNA(Gln) amidotransferase subunit GatC: MKITRAEVDAVALLARLELTAEETETFTDQMDAILAYVETLNELNTDGIVPTSHAVPMENAFRADEVRPSIGVENALLNAPDRVEDFFRVPKVIE, encoded by the coding sequence ATGAAGATAACCAGAGCCGAAGTCGATGCCGTCGCCCTCCTCGCCCGCCTGGAGCTGACCGCGGAAGAGACGGAGACCTTCACCGACCAGATGGACGCCATCCTTGCCTACGTGGAGACGCTCAACGAGCTGAACACCGACGGCATCGTCCCCACCTCCCACGCCGTGCCGATGGAGAACGCCTTCCGCGCCGACGAGGTGCGCCCCTCCATCGGGGTCGAGAATGCGCTTCTCAACGCGCCGGACCGGGTGGAGGACTTCTTCCGGGTGCCGAAGGTTATCGAATAA
- a CDS encoding carotenoid oxygenase family protein gives MTMDRRDFLRLAATAGLSLALPGCAGNLPLPKEVFPDFGDRERPWLGLATSLREEYDYETRIEGRLPPALRGTLWRNGPALFDRGGMRKRTLLDGDGMVQSFTIRDGGVRYRNRFVRTAKFVAEERAGRFLYPTWSTQKPGGFWANFWQADSIPPQAGITVYLWRGRLYAFDEGTIPFELDPESLATVGPSDLGLPPGTAVYSAHPKLDPQTGEWLHFGVKYGPRPRLHLTTFRADGGLGRHLAYPLPRYVYMHDWIVSGRYLVVMLHPVEIAFWGFLLGFRSLFASLRWRPEEGNLLMIVDREGAGEPRFVETEACYMWHAFNAYEEGGETVADFIGYRNPDHFVGDDPVISAVMEGRRGNHEFPGEIMRYRIDPARPALRREILNPGNCEWPRIDERLRCRRHRFGYALKCLPGQFFWSLVVRVDFLTGDMVEYSFGSGVYCTEPVFVPRPGGGADEGWLLVESYDSRTRTSALAILDAGRIAAGPVAIAHLTHHVPFSYHGWWHPAAG, from the coding sequence ATGACCATGGACCGCCGCGATTTTCTGAGGCTCGCCGCCACGGCGGGGCTCTCCCTCGCCCTTCCCGGCTGCGCGGGAAACCTCCCGCTGCCGAAGGAGGTCTTCCCTGACTTCGGCGACCGGGAGCGCCCCTGGCTCGGGCTCGCCACGTCGCTCCGGGAGGAGTACGACTACGAGACCCGGATCGAAGGGAGGCTTCCGCCGGCTCTCCGCGGCACCCTCTGGCGCAACGGCCCGGCCCTCTTCGACCGGGGGGGGATGCGCAAACGGACGCTGCTGGACGGGGACGGGATGGTGCAGTCGTTCACGATCCGTGACGGCGGGGTCCGCTACCGCAACCGCTTCGTCAGGACGGCGAAGTTCGTGGCCGAGGAGCGGGCGGGGCGCTTCCTCTACCCCACCTGGAGCACCCAGAAGCCGGGAGGGTTCTGGGCCAACTTCTGGCAGGCCGACTCCATCCCCCCCCAGGCGGGGATCACGGTCTACCTCTGGCGCGGCCGGCTCTATGCCTTCGACGAGGGGACCATCCCCTTCGAGCTCGACCCCGAGAGCCTTGCCACCGTCGGTCCGTCGGACCTGGGGCTTCCCCCCGGCACCGCCGTCTACTCCGCCCACCCCAAACTCGACCCCCAGACGGGGGAGTGGCTCCACTTCGGGGTGAAGTACGGCCCGCGCCCCCGGCTCCACCTCACCACCTTCCGGGCCGACGGCGGCCTCGGGCGCCACCTCGCCTATCCCCTCCCCCGCTACGTCTACATGCACGACTGGATCGTCTCGGGGCGGTACCTCGTCGTCATGCTCCATCCGGTGGAGATCGCATTCTGGGGGTTTCTCCTCGGCTTCCGGAGCCTCTTCGCCTCGCTGCGCTGGCGGCCGGAAGAGGGGAACCTCCTCATGATCGTCGACCGGGAGGGGGCGGGGGAGCCGCGCTTCGTGGAGACCGAGGCGTGCTACATGTGGCACGCCTTCAACGCCTACGAGGAGGGGGGCGAGACCGTCGCCGACTTCATCGGCTACCGCAACCCCGACCACTTCGTGGGGGACGATCCGGTCATCTCCGCCGTCATGGAGGGGCGCCGGGGGAACCATGAATTCCCCGGCGAGATCATGCGCTACCGGATCGATCCCGCCCGCCCGGCGCTCCGGCGCGAGATCCTGAATCCGGGGAACTGCGAGTGGCCCCGCATCGACGAGCGGCTCCGCTGCCGGCGCCACCGTTTCGGCTATGCCCTGAAGTGCCTCCCCGGGCAGTTCTTCTGGTCCCTCGTGGTCCGTGTCGATTTTCTGACTGGAGATATGGTCGAATACTCCTTCGGCAGCGGCGTCTACTGCACCGAGCCGGTCTTCGTCCCCCGCCCCGGCGGCGGGGCCGACGAGGGGTGGCTCCTGGTGGAGAGCTACGACAGCCGCACCCGCACCAGCGCCCTCGCCATCCTCGATGCCGGCCGGATCGCCGCCGGCCCCGTCGCCATCGCCCACCTCACCCACCACGTCCCGTTCAGCTATCACGGCTGGTGGCACCCGGCGGCCGGCTGA
- the gatB gene encoding Asp-tRNA(Asn)/Glu-tRNA(Gln) amidotransferase subunit GatB: MKYQAVIGLEVHVQLKTDTKIFCGCSTTFGASPNSQTCPVCLGMPGALPVLNRKVVEFAIKAGLATNCRIAPRSVFARKNYFYPDLPKGYQISQFELPICQNGHLDIEVEGETKRIGITRIHMEEDAGKLVHSDIPGLGNGSGVDLNRACTPLLEVVSEPDIRSADEAVAYLRKLHQIVVYLGICDGNMEEGSFRCDANVSVMPVGSTTFGTRTETKNVNSFRFVKQAIEYEIERQIELIEEGGKVVQETRLFNPDSGETRSMRGKEEAHDYRYFPDPDLVPLVISNDWVEDTRLGLPELPDCRRSRYRSELGLSDYDAEVLTATREMAEYFEASLAAGAPTKGAANWVMGEVTRALNEAGQGIADCPVTPARLAALLALIEKGTISGKIAKTVFDEMWQSDKTPEAIVEEKGLVQVSDTGAIEKIIDEIMAANMGQVEEFRGGKEKVFGFFVGQVMRASKGKANPAVVNELLMKKLKG; the protein is encoded by the coding sequence ATGAAATACCAAGCCGTCATCGGCCTTGAAGTCCACGTCCAGCTGAAGACCGACACCAAGATCTTCTGCGGCTGCTCGACCACCTTCGGCGCCTCCCCCAACTCCCAGACCTGCCCGGTCTGCCTCGGGATGCCCGGCGCCTTGCCGGTCCTCAACAGGAAGGTAGTGGAGTTCGCCATCAAGGCCGGCCTCGCCACCAACTGCCGGATCGCGCCGCGCAGCGTCTTTGCCCGGAAGAACTACTTCTACCCGGACCTCCCGAAAGGGTACCAGATCAGCCAGTTCGAGCTCCCCATCTGCCAGAACGGGCATCTGGACATCGAGGTGGAAGGGGAAACGAAAAGGATCGGCATCACCCGCATCCACATGGAGGAAGACGCCGGCAAGCTGGTGCACAGCGACATCCCCGGCCTGGGGAACGGCTCCGGCGTCGACCTGAACCGGGCCTGCACGCCGCTTCTGGAGGTCGTCTCGGAGCCGGATATCCGTTCGGCCGACGAGGCGGTGGCCTACCTCAGGAAGCTCCACCAGATCGTGGTCTATCTCGGCATCTGCGACGGCAACATGGAGGAGGGGAGCTTCCGCTGCGACGCCAACGTGTCGGTCATGCCGGTGGGCTCCACCACCTTCGGCACCCGCACCGAAACCAAGAACGTCAACTCCTTCCGCTTCGTGAAGCAGGCCATCGAGTACGAGATCGAGCGTCAGATCGAGCTGATCGAGGAGGGGGGGAAGGTGGTCCAGGAGACCCGCCTCTTCAACCCGGACAGCGGCGAGACCCGCTCCATGCGCGGCAAGGAGGAGGCCCACGACTACCGCTACTTCCCCGATCCCGACCTCGTGCCGCTGGTCATCTCCAACGACTGGGTGGAGGATACCCGCCTCGGGCTCCCCGAGCTCCCCGACTGCCGGCGGAGCCGCTACCGGTCGGAGCTGGGGCTTTCCGACTACGATGCCGAGGTCCTCACCGCCACCCGGGAGATGGCCGAGTACTTCGAGGCGTCCCTTGCCGCCGGGGCTCCGACAAAGGGGGCCGCCAACTGGGTGATGGGGGAGGTGACTCGCGCCCTCAACGAGGCGGGGCAGGGGATCGCCGACTGCCCGGTGACGCCTGCCCGGCTTGCGGCACTGCTTGCCCTCATCGAAAAGGGGACCATCTCCGGGAAGATCGCCAAGACCGTTTTCGACGAGATGTGGCAGAGCGACAAGACCCCCGAGGCCATCGTGGAGGAGAAGGGGCTCGTCCAGGTCTCCGACACCGGCGCCATCGAGAAGATCATCGACGAGATCATGGCCGCCAACATGGGGCAGGTGGAAGAGTTCCGCGGCGGCAAGGAAAAGGTCTTCGGCTTCTTTGTGGGGCAGGTGATGCGGGCCAGCAAGGGAAAGGCGAACCCGGCGGTGGTGAACGAGCTGTTGATGAAGAAGCTGAAGGGGTGA
- the gatA gene encoding Asp-tRNA(Asn)/Glu-tRNA(Gln) amidotransferase subunit GatA produces MELHELTIHELHDRLKKREISSVEATKALLARIEAVEPRVNAYITVTPDEALAAAEAADTRIAAGDVTPLTGIPVALKDIFVTRGVRTTCASKILSNFAPPYDGTAVTKLKEAGAVIVGKLNQDEFAMGSSGESSAFGPTRNPWNLECIPGGSSSGSAAAIAARTATATLGTDTGGSIRQPASHCGCVGLRPTYGRVSRYGVIAYASSLDQVGPLTRDVTDCALMLGAVAGHDPLDSTSVDVPVPDYAKALTGEVKGMKLGLPKEYYIPGLDPDVKKAMDAAIETYRGLGAEFVEISLPHTDYAVATYYLIATAEASSNLARYEGVRFGHRAEGAANLLEMFRKSRAEGFGDEVKRRIMLGTYALSSGYYDAYYLKAQKVRTLIMQDFLKAFETVDAILTPVAPTPAFRLGEKTSDPLQMYLSDIFTIPVNLAGTCGISVPAGMSAAGLPIGLQLIGRPFGEETILRAAHAFEQATEWHRHKAQL; encoded by the coding sequence ATGGAACTGCACGAACTGACCATACACGAACTGCATGACCGGTTGAAGAAGCGCGAGATATCCTCGGTGGAGGCGACAAAGGCGCTGCTCGCCCGGATCGAGGCGGTGGAGCCGCGGGTGAACGCCTACATCACCGTCACCCCCGACGAAGCCCTGGCGGCGGCCGAGGCGGCCGACACGCGGATCGCCGCCGGCGACGTGACCCCCCTTACCGGGATCCCGGTGGCCCTCAAGGATATCTTTGTCACCAGGGGGGTCCGCACCACCTGCGCCTCGAAGATCCTCTCGAACTTCGCCCCCCCCTACGATGGCACTGCGGTGACGAAACTGAAGGAGGCCGGCGCGGTCATCGTCGGCAAGCTGAACCAGGACGAGTTCGCCATGGGCTCCTCCGGCGAGTCCAGCGCCTTCGGGCCGACCCGCAACCCCTGGAACCTGGAGTGCATTCCGGGCGGTTCCTCCAGCGGTTCGGCGGCGGCCATCGCGGCCCGCACCGCCACGGCGACCCTCGGCACCGACACCGGCGGCTCCATCCGCCAGCCTGCCTCCCACTGCGGCTGCGTGGGGCTCCGTCCCACCTACGGCCGGGTCTCCCGCTACGGGGTCATCGCCTATGCCTCGTCCCTGGACCAGGTGGGGCCCCTGACCCGCGACGTGACCGACTGCGCCCTGATGCTCGGCGCCGTGGCCGGCCACGACCCCCTCGACTCCACCAGCGTCGATGTGCCGGTCCCCGATTACGCCAAGGCCCTCACCGGTGAGGTGAAGGGGATGAAGCTGGGGCTGCCGAAGGAGTACTACATCCCCGGCCTCGACCCGGACGTGAAGAAGGCCATGGATGCTGCCATCGAGACCTACCGGGGACTGGGGGCCGAATTCGTGGAGATCTCCCTCCCCCACACCGACTACGCCGTGGCCACCTACTACCTGATCGCCACCGCCGAGGCGAGCTCCAACCTGGCCCGCTACGAGGGGGTCCGCTTCGGCCACCGGGCGGAAGGAGCCGCGAACCTCCTCGAGATGTTCCGCAAGAGCCGCGCCGAGGGGTTCGGCGACGAGGTGAAGCGGCGGATCATGCTCGGCACCTACGCCCTCTCCTCCGGCTACTACGACGCCTACTACCTCAAGGCCCAGAAGGTCCGCACCCTCATCATGCAGGACTTCCTGAAGGCCTTCGAAACGGTGGACGCCATCCTCACCCCGGTGGCCCCGACCCCGGCCTTCAGGCTCGGCGAGAAGACGAGCGATCCGCTCCAGATGTACCTCTCGGACATCTTCACCATCCCGGTGAACCTGGCCGGCACCTGCGGCATCTCCGTGCCGGCCGGCATGAGCGCCGCCGGCCTCCCCATCGGGCTCCAGCTCATCGGTCGTCCCTTCGGGGAGGAGACGATCCTCCGCGCTGCCCACGCCTTCGAGCAGGCGACGGAGTGGCATCGGCACAAAGCCCAACTCTAA
- a CDS encoding acyloxyacyl hydrolase — MRRAAPLLLIMVLLGSSVAGAVDSAVVRSSPGEFALLAGYGITHRGFGATRTQVQTADAILRYGHFLSDEHGAGWYRGRHELFVELPLHLTVDPRVRTMTGGYLLGSWKFTSSDAVAPYLFAGGGVLYNDLGLATQGTRLNFSYQGGVGLQWFLRTGTALGIEYRYHHVSNAGTADPNEPLNSSKILFGISFYR, encoded by the coding sequence ATGCGACGGGCGGCACCGCTTCTTCTGATCATGGTTCTTCTGGGCAGTTCCGTTGCCGGCGCCGTCGACAGCGCCGTCGTCCGGAGCTCCCCCGGGGAGTTCGCCCTCCTCGCCGGCTACGGCATCACCCACCGCGGCTTCGGCGCCACCCGGACCCAGGTCCAGACCGCCGACGCCATCCTCCGCTACGGCCACTTCCTCTCCGACGAGCACGGCGCGGGGTGGTACCGGGGGCGGCACGAGCTCTTCGTGGAGCTCCCCCTCCACCTCACCGTCGACCCCCGGGTCCGGACCATGACCGGGGGGTACCTCCTCGGGAGCTGGAAGTTCACCTCTTCCGACGCCGTGGCCCCCTACCTCTTCGCCGGCGGCGGCGTCCTCTACAACGACCTGGGGCTCGCCACCCAGGGGACCCGCCTCAACTTCTCCTACCAGGGGGGAGTGGGGCTCCAGTGGTTTCTCCGCACAGGGACCGCCCTCGGCATCGAATACCGCTACCACCACGTCTCCAACGCCGGCACCGCCGATCCCAACGAGCCCCTCAACTCCAGCAAGATCCTCTTCGGCATCTCGTTCTACCGCTGA
- a CDS encoding B12-binding domain-containing radical SAM protein: protein MKILFVHPHGSNWMGEGTDITSLFNLMPPLGILSIAAYLEARGMEAEIVDCYGTALRGEALVAEIVRRRPDAVAFSCTTSSFLEGYALAEALRERLPEAAIVFGGPHACSVGVSLLDRFPAIDYLVIGEGEQTLYELAAAGFRNGGAIPGVGYRKEGVGTLSAPRELIPDLDSLPFPAYRRLPDFPRRYTLPLFSYPTAPNTSIISSRGCPYQCSYCDRSVFSRGFRFNSPEYIVEHLKMLHRDFGIRHAFFYDDLFTTDRSRVARFCELKERERLPVGYNCIARLEHVDDELLRLLKRSGCWQVNFGIESGDPEVIRKHRKYYGLDEVQEKLALVRRAGMRVKGLFMIGLPGESEASIRRTIDYALSLPLDEINVTKFTPFPGAPIYRDIREQGEFDESWPLMNCMNFVFVPKGMTREQLEGLYNEFIRRFYRRTRIHWGYTQMLWKSPDSILRFLRHLPEILRFEMRQKW from the coding sequence GTGAAGATCCTCTTCGTCCACCCCCACGGCAGCAACTGGATGGGGGAGGGAACCGATATCACCTCCCTCTTCAACCTGATGCCCCCCCTCGGGATACTCTCCATTGCGGCGTACCTGGAGGCCCGCGGCATGGAGGCCGAGATCGTCGACTGCTACGGCACGGCGCTCCGGGGGGAGGCGCTGGTGGCGGAGATCGTCCGGCGGCGCCCCGATGCGGTGGCCTTTTCCTGCACCACCTCGTCTTTTCTCGAAGGGTACGCCCTGGCGGAGGCTCTCAGGGAGCGCCTTCCCGAGGCCGCCATCGTCTTCGGCGGCCCCCACGCCTGTTCGGTGGGGGTGTCGCTCCTGGACCGCTTTCCGGCCATCGACTACCTCGTCATTGGCGAGGGGGAGCAGACCCTGTACGAGCTGGCCGCCGCCGGCTTCCGCAACGGGGGGGCGATCCCCGGCGTCGGCTACCGGAAAGAGGGCGTCGGCACCCTTTCGGCGCCGCGGGAGCTGATCCCCGACCTCGACTCCCTCCCCTTCCCCGCCTACCGCCGGCTCCCCGACTTCCCCCGGCGCTACACCCTGCCGCTCTTCAGCTACCCCACGGCCCCCAACACGAGCATCATCTCCAGCCGCGGCTGCCCCTACCAGTGCTCCTACTGCGACCGTTCGGTCTTCTCCCGGGGATTCCGCTTCAACTCCCCGGAGTACATCGTGGAGCACCTGAAGATGCTCCACCGCGACTTCGGCATCCGCCACGCCTTCTTCTACGACGACCTCTTCACCACCGACCGGAGCCGCGTGGCCCGATTTTGCGAGCTGAAGGAGCGCGAACGGCTCCCGGTGGGGTATAATTGCATTGCCCGGCTGGAGCATGTGGACGACGAGCTGTTGCGGCTCCTGAAGCGCTCCGGCTGCTGGCAGGTGAACTTCGGCATCGAGTCGGGCGACCCGGAGGTGATCCGCAAGCACCGGAAGTACTACGGCCTCGACGAGGTGCAGGAGAAGCTGGCCCTGGTGCGCCGGGCCGGGATGCGGGTGAAGGGGCTCTTCATGATCGGGCTCCCGGGGGAGAGCGAGGCGTCCATCCGCCGCACCATTGACTACGCCCTCTCCCTCCCCCTGGACGAGATCAACGTCACCAAATTCACCCCCTTCCCCGGGGCCCCCATCTACCGCGACATCCGGGAGCAGGGGGAGTTCGACGAGAGCTGGCCCCTCATGAACTGCATGAACTTCGTCTTCGTCCCGAAGGGGATGACGCGGGAGCAGCTCGAAGGGCTCTACAACGAGTTCATCCGCCGCTTCTACCGCCGGACCCGCATCCACTGGGGGTACACGCAGATGCTCTGGAAGTCCCCCGACAGCATCCTCCGGTTCCTGCGGCACCTGCCGGAGATCCTGCGGTTTGAGATGCGGCAGAAATGGTAG